A genomic stretch from Kogia breviceps isolate mKogBre1 chromosome 1, mKogBre1 haplotype 1, whole genome shotgun sequence includes:
- the IGFN1 gene encoding immunoglobulin-like and fibronectin type III domain-containing protein 1 isoform X3 has product MGRADGAGGSGATESRFGDGFGNPRGAGLEYGAGYRGGSGRPGAGGSGRAGGRVASGAPAGTESEAGAGDRRGSEVPGRVWSESRDGRGPAGGPVGDAGARAEAGEASRGRGDAGSAGGRHPGGGLGSPGPAGSVGRGGLRASATVEAGGEGHTGAGPGGSGRTGPWGQTGDYGGLRAPGPLGASRDGGHEDGAGASGSLRAAGKVQGVGGAWGLGAGASGDGAGYGGASWGPQARAPHAGAASESRGAGESGVALGFADGPGAAGSRSGYGAGSRGLEPGGMEPRGAAGFRGGSGGLGGTGSGAKAGCRGESGGSGGAGPGGEAGYREGLRDTKGTQSGSEVGCRGASGGPGEMGPGAETGCRDASGRFGGAAPPAGAGGEGGPRGREAMAHGSAHRAASEGPYGGTGPKHGPEGGRETGLVGGAGAGLGSARPDTADGTAHGDGPRGPGLLGTHGGPQTLSDGQGSKSGLGGSGPPGTPEAWGAVGSEGESGIRGWQGSSGLPGSPGHRGAPGGDGGSAGHAAGVGASGIPDGRGPAQDETWAGTAAWESGRDQAFWEAGPGSADRGPAAGQGALAPQGSGAAQLGGGRVGAGLGGSAGTGRGLDSSRMPGERARSTSGSTGGRGESHAWGPGWEDQGSGRDSTGARDRPPGSRASSSLREEDAPFGGTHEGPRASWGWEGAPGREEAGGGQSPGFPDGKASGLGRSRASGPGDSGVPGKGTSAGRENGSTQRPGDSGRRGDWEGPGGLSGRKDSGDGSQGTQGPGSRPGTGQRGGRGFLRQQELLEAKDDRARRPGALQEYEARGAKEPGRSERRLGPFRSRTQTWSRVEVGAAKRWGADKAGGLGEPPGGEGGGCPGKAPSRPGGRTAGKEGGSGVRGQRTDATRSPGSRHKPGAGGFAEEARGHFSQGLADLEVRRGEAAVLSCTLTSDLGPGAWFKDGVKLSAGDGVALEQEGLERRLLVAHAEGRQAGRYSFVAGEQRSEATLTVHEPPVIAPDVTARLREPLVVKAGKPVTMKVAFQSCLPVQATWSKDGAEVAGGDSGGARVAVGDGFARLCLPSASREDCGQYGVTLTSKGGSVQAELTLQVLDKPQPPQGPLEVRDGHGAGVCLRWRPPRDDGGQALQRYVVERRQAGLGTWLKVDEPPADSTTFTDAQAEQGKKYSFRVRAVTAEGPGEALESDEALVAPEVLPGPPPPPAILSASSQSITLSWTAPRGPGSAHILGYLIEKREKGRSAWVAVSRQPVPGKEWTVPDLRQGRQYEFRVTAVAPSGPGEPGPPSDAVFARDPMRPPGPVRDLQVTDTLHTSITLSWAQPDPRDGDEALGYVVELGDSAGLQWRPCHAGTVPGPAYTVKGLRPREGYFVRVTAVNEGGRGPPTALDTVVQAVPVSVCPKFLMGASTKDSLTVRAGDTVRVPVHFEAASMPDVTWLKDGLPLPKRSVTSIEDGLTQLLVPAASLADSGLYTVVLRSPRGEEATYSFRLRVAARPRAPGPIVLREGTLGSVVVEWAPSPDEADGRAAPLHYTLLTRPSARAPWRPAAERLHTCRFTLVGVLPGHEYHFRVVAENELGASEPSDTRQPWVVPRQPPVSTADRVTVKAPRYQEPDLSQKPRFLVGLRTHLLPLGCECCMSCAVQGWPRPRVTWFKNDQSLAGDPAVYSTDLLGVCSLVIPSVSAEDGGKYKAVAENALGQAVSSATLIVLESSSEPGHTLERPSPSPQPWDEGRSSKLHASLRTGLGRRSQGLGDAGRAQTPRERGLRGVLGKCLPGGTEAVGRTRRKGAFSLPAPS; this is encoded by the exons ATGGGCCGCGCGGATGGTGCGGGGGGCTCGGGGGCGACCGAGTCTAGATTCGGTGATGGCTTCGGGAACCCCAGGGGAGCAGGCCTTGAGTACGGAGCCGGTTACAGGGGTGGCTCAGGGAGGCCGGGAGCCGGGGGGTCTGGTCGTGCTGGGGGTCGAGTCGCCTCTGGGGCCCCCGCGGGGACAGAGTCTGAGGCAGGGGCTGGTGACAGGCGCGGCTCGGAGGTGCCCGGGCGGGTGTGGTCTGAAAGCAGAGATGGTCGTGGTCCTGCCGGAGGGCCCGTGGGTGACGCCGGGGCGCGTGCAGAGGCCGGGGAGGCGTCCAGAGGCCGGGGGGATGCTGGCTCTGCGGGAGGGCGTCACCCTGGGGGCGGCCTGGGGAGTCCGGGGCCGGCGGGGTCTGTGGGGCGAGGTGGCCTCAGGGCCTCTGCCACAGTGGAGGCTGGCGGGGAGGGACACACAGGGGCAGGACCAGGGGGCTCGGGGAGAACGGGGCCTTGGGGTCAGACTGGCGATTACGGGGGCCTCCGAGCCCCGGGGCCCCTGGGGGCTTCCCGAGACGGAGGCCACGAGGATGGCGCCGGGGCTTCAGGGTCTCTGAGGGCAGCGGGTAAAGTGCAAGGTGTGGGCGGAGCCTGGGGCCTCGGTGCCGGGGCCTCTGGAGACGGAGCCGGTTATGGGGGCGCTAGCTGGGGCCCCCAGGCGCGAGCTCCCCACGCGGGGGCGGCCTCCGAGAGCCGGGGCGCCGGTGAGTCTGGTGTCGCGCTGGGCTTTGCGGATGGGCCGGGAGCCGCTGGAAGCAGATCAGGGTACGGAGCGGGGTCGAGGGGTCTTGAGCCTGGGGGGATGGAGCCAAGGGGTGCGGCAGGCTTTAGAGGTGGTTCAGGAGGCCTTGGAGGAACTGGGTCAGGCGCTAAGGCTGGTTGTCGGGGCGAGTCAGGGGGTTCTGGAGGAGCTGGTCCAGGGGGTGAGGCGGGCTACAGGGAGGGTTTGAGAGATACTAAGGGGACACAGTCAGGGAGTGAGGTAGGGTGTAGGGGGGCCTCGGGAGGACCTGGGGAGATGGGGCCAGGGGCCGAGACGGGCTGCAGAGATGCTTCAGGGAGGTTTGGGGGAGCAGCCCCACCAGCTGGAGCGGGAGGTGAGGGTGGACCCAGAGGCCGGGAAGCCATGGCACACGGGTCAGCACACCGGGCAGCCTCAGAGGGGCCTTACGGTGGCACAGGTCCCAAGCATGGTCCGGAGGGGGGCAGAGAGACGGGGCTCGTGGGAGGGGCAGGTGCCGGGCTGGGCTCCGCGAGGCCTGACACCGCGGACGGCACGGCGCACGGGGacgggcccaggggcccagggctGCTGGGAACCCACGGAGGCCCTCAGACGCTTTCAGATGGGCAGGGCTCCAAGAGTGGTTTGGGGGGCTCTGGACCCCCAGGCACCCCTGAGGCGTGGGGGGCTGTTGGCTCGGAGGGAGAGTCAGGCATCAGAGGGTGGCAAGGTAGCTCTGGGCTCCCAGGGTCCCCTGGGCACAGAGGGGCTCCCGGTGGGGACGGAGGGTCTGCAGGCCACGCAGCGGGTGTGGGCGCTTCTGGGATTCCTGACGGTCGGGGGCCAGCGCAGGATGAGACCTGGGCAGGGACAGCTGCTTGGGAATCCGGACGTGACCAGGCCTTCTGGGAAGCAGGTCCAGGGTCAGCAGACAGGGGTCCAGCGGCTGGCCAGGGGGCGTTGGCACCTCAGGGCTCCGGGGCGGCACAGCTGGGTGGcgggagggtgggggcagggttggggggctCAGCAGGTACAGGCCGGGGTCTGGACAGCAGCCGGATGCCCGGGGAAAGGGCCAGATCCACGTCAGGGTCCACCGGTGGGCGCGGAGAAAGCCACGCTTGGGGCCCAGGCTGGGAAGACCAGGGGTCTGGCCGAGACAGCACAGGTGCCAGGGACCGGCCCCCAGGCTCCAGGGCTTCAAGCTCCCTGCGGGAGGAAGATGCCCCTTTCGGGGGGACCCATGAAGGGCCACGAGcctcctggggctgggagggggctccAGGCAGAGAGGAGGCTGGTGGGGGGCAAAGCCCAGGGTTCCCGGATGGCAAAGCTTCAGGTCTGGGAAGGAGCAGGGCTAGCGGCCCAGGGGACTCAGGTGTCCCGGGTAAGGGGACTTCTGCTGGGAGGGAGAATGGCTCCACCCAAAGGCCAGGGGATTCGGGACGTCGGGGAGACTGGGAGGGCCCAGGTGGTCTCTCTGGCAGAAAAGACTCTGGAGACGGGTCACAGGGGACCCAGGGGCCTGGCTCTCGGCCGGGCACAGgacagaggggaggaaggggcttCCTGAGGCAGCAGGAGTTGCTGGAGGCTAAGGATGATAGGGCCCGACGTCCAGGGGCCCTACAGGAGTACGAGGCCCGGGGAGCCAAAGAGCCTGGCAGGTCAGAAAGGAGGCTCGGTCCGTTCAGGAGCAGGACTCAGACGTGGTCCAGGGTCGAGGTTGGAGCAGCAAAGAGATGGGGAGCAGATAAGGCCGGAGGCCTGGGGGAACCGCCTGGAGGAGAGGGCGGGGGGTGCCCAGGGAAGGCCCCCAGCCGTCCCGGCGGCAGGACAGCCGGCAAAGAGGGCGGGTCAGGCGTCCGCGGCCAGAGGACGGATGCCACCCGGAGTCCCGGATCCAGACACAAGCCTGGCGCTGGCGGTTTCGCCGAGGAGGCGCGAG GCCACTTCTCCCAGGGCCTGGCTGACCTGGAGGTGCGGCGCGGGGAGGCTGCGGTGCTCTCCTGCACCCTCACCAGCGACCTGGGACCCGGAGCCTGGTTTAAGGATGGGGTCAAG CTCAGCGCCGGGGACGGAGTCGCCTTGGAGCAGGAGGGGCTGGAGCGCAGGCTCCTCGTTGCCCACGCGGAGGGGCGCCAGGCTGGGAGGTACAGCTTTGTGGCCGGCGAGCAGCGGAGCGAGGCCACGCTGACCGTCCACG AGCCCCCGGTCATCGCTCCCGACGTGACGGCGAGGCTGAGGGAGCCGCTGGTGGTCAAGGCGGGGAAGCCGGTGACCATGAAGGTCGCCTTCCAGAGCTGCCTCCCGGTCCAGGCCACCTGGAGCAAGGACGGGGCCGAGGTGGCCGGCGGCGACAGCGGAGGGGCCCGGGTGGCAGTGGGGGACGGCTTCGCGCGCCTGTGCCTCCCCAGCGCCAGCAGGGAGGACTGCGGCCAGTACGGCGTGACTCTGACCAGCAAGGGCGGCTCCGTGCAGGCCGAGCTCACCCTGCAAGTCCTAG ACAAGCCTCAGCCCCCACAGGGCCCCCTGGAGGTGCGGGACGGCCACGGGGCTGGCGTCTGCCTCCGCTGGCGGCCCCCGAGGGACGACGGGGGCCAGGCCCTGCAGCGCTACGTGGTGGAGAGGCGGCAGGCTGGCCTCGGCACTTGGCTGAAGGTGGACGAGCCCCCCGCGGACAGCACCACGTTCACAGACGCCCAGGCGGAACAGGGCAAGAAGTACAGCTTCCGCGTGCGGGCCGTGACCGCGGAGGGGCCCGGGGAGGCCCTGGAGTCCGACGAGGCGCTGGTGGCTCCCGAGG TTCTGCCcgggccccctcccccgccagccATCCTGTCGGCCTCCAGCCAAAGCATCACCCTGTCATGGACGGCACCTCGGGGCCCGGGCAGTGCCCACATCCTGGGCTACCTGATCGAGAAGCGCGAGAAGGGAAGGAGCGCGTGGGTGGCAGTGAGCCGGCAGCCGGTGCCTG GGAAGGAGTGGACGGTGCCGGACCTGAGGCAGGGCCGTCAGTACGAGTTCCGGGTCACAGCCGTGGCCCCCTCTGGCCCCGGGGAGCCTGGGCCCCCATCGGACGCCGTCTTTGCTCGGGACCCCATGA GACCCCCCGGGCCCGTGAGGGACCTCCAGGTCACGGACACGCTGCACACCAGCATCACCCTGAGCTGGGCCCAACCGGACCCTCGGGACGGGGACGAAGCGCTGGGCTACGTGGTCGAGCTGGGCGACTCCGCCGGCCTGCAGTGGAGGCCGTGCCACGCCGGCACCGTGCCGGGCCCTGCCTACACGGTCAAGGGGCTGCGGCCTCGGGAGGGCTACTTCGTGCGGGTGACAGCCGTGAACGAGGGGGGCCGAGGCCCGCCCACCGCCCTGGACACCGTGGTGCAAGCCGTGCCCGTCAGCG TCTGTCCCAAGTTCCTCATGGGCGCCAGCACGAAGGACTCGCTGACGGTCAGAGCTGGGGACACGGTTCGTGTACCTGTCCACTTTGAG GCCGCCTCCATGCCGGACGTGACCTGGCTAAAGGATGGCTTGCCCTTGCCTAAAAGAAGCGTGACCTCCATCGAGGATGGCCTCACCCAGCTCCTGGTCCCCGCGGCCAGCCTCGCTGACAGCGGCCTCTACACTGTGGTGCTGAGGAGTCCGCGGGGGGAGGAGGCCACCTACAGCTTCCGCCTCAGGGTGGCAG CGCGCCCACGGGCCCCGGGGCCCATCGTCCTGAGGGAGGGCACGCTGGGCTCGGTGGTCGTCGAGTGGGCGCCGTCCCCGGACGAGGCCGACGGCAGGGCCGCCCCGCTGCACTACACGCTGCTGACGCGCCCCTCCGCGCGCGCGCCCTGGCGCCCCGCGGCCGAGCGCCTGCACACCTGCCGCTTCACCCTGGTGGGCGTCCTCCCGGGCCACGAGTACCACTTCCGCGTGGTGGCCGAGAACGAGCTGGGCGCCAGCGAGCCCTCGGACACGCGCCAGCCCTGGGTCGTCCCGCGGCAGCCGCCAG TTTCCACCGCAGACAGGGTCACGGTGAAGGCTCCCAGGTACCAGGAGCCCGACCTGAGCCAGAAGCCCCGCTTCCTGGTGGGCCTGCGGACCCACCTGCTGCCCCTGGGCTGTGAGTGCTGCATGAGCTGCGCCGTGCAGGGCTGGCCGCGGCCCCGCGTCACCTGGTTCAAGAACGACCAGAGCCTGGCGGGCGACCCCGCCGTGTACAGCACCGACCTGCTAGGCGTGTGCTCCCTGGTCATCCCCAGCGTCTCGGCCGAGGACGGTGGCAAGTACAAGGCGGTGGCCGAGAACGCACTGGGCCAGGCCGTCAGCAGCGCCACCCTCATCGTCTTGG AATCTAGCTCTGAGCCCGGACACACCCTGGAGCGGCCCAGCCCGTCCCCACAGCCTTGGGATGAAGGCAGATCCTCGAAGCTTCACGCCTCGCTCCGCACTGGCCTGGGGAGGCggtcccaggggctgggggatgcTGGCAGGGCCCAGACCCCCAGGGAGAGGGGCCTGAGGGGGGTCCTGGGGAAGTGCCTCCCGGGGGGCACGGAGGCTGTGGGGAGGACAAGGAGGAAGGGGGCGTTCAGCCTCCCAGCCCCAAGCTAA
- the IGFN1 gene encoding immunoglobulin-like and fibronectin type III domain-containing protein 1 isoform X5, translating to MGRADGAGGSGATESRFGDGFGNPRGAGLEYGAGYRGGSGRPGAGGSGRAGGRVASGAPAGTESEAGAGDRRGSEVPGRVWSESRDGRGPAGGPVGDAGARAEAGEASRGRGDAGSAGGRHPGGGLGSPGPAGSVGRGGLRASATVEAGGEGHTGAGPGGSGRTGPWGQTGDYGGLRAPGPLGASRDGGHEDGAGASGSLRAAGKVQGVGGAWGLGAGASGDGAGYGGASWGPQARAPHAGAASESRGAGESGVALGFADGPGAAGSRSGYGAGSRGLEPGGMEPRGAAGFRGGSGGLGGTGSGAKAGCRGESGGSGGAGPGGEAGYREGLRDTKGTQSGSEVGCRGASGGPGEMGPGAETGCRDASGRFGGAAPPAGAGGEGGPRGREAMAHGSAHRAASEGPYGGTGPKHGPEGGRETGLVGGAGAGLGSARPDTADGTAHGDGPRGPGLLGTHGGPQTLSDGQGSKSGLGGSGPPGTPEAWGAVGSEGESGIRGWQGSSGLPGSPGHRGAPGGDGGSAGHAAGVGASGIPDGRGPAQDETWAGTAAWESGRDQAFWEAGPGSADRGPAAGQGALAPQGSGAAQLGGGRVGAGLGGSAGTGRGLDSSRMPGERARSTSGSTGGRGESHAWGPGWEDQGSGRDSTGARDRPPGSRASSSLREEDAPFGGTHEGPRASWGWEGAPGREEAGGGQSPGFPDGKASGLGRSRASGPGDSGVPGKGTSAGRENGSTQRPGDSGRRGDWEGPGGLSGRKDSGDGSQGTQGPGSRPGTGQRGGRGFLRQQELLEAKDDRARRPGALQEYEARGAKEPGRSERRLGPFRSRTQTWSRVEVGAAKRWGADKAGGLGEPPGGEGGGCPGKAPSRPGGRTAGKEGGSGVRGQRTDATRSPGSRHKPGAGGFAEEARGHFSQGLADLEVRRGEAAVLSCTLTSDLGPGAWFKDGVKLSAGDGVALEQEGLERRLLVAHAEGRQAGRYSFVAGEQRSEATLTVHEPPVIAPDVTARLREPLVVKAGKPVTMKVAFQSCLPVQATWSKDGAEVAGGDSGGARVAVGDGFARLCLPSASREDCGQYGVTLTSKGGSVQAELTLQVLDKPQPPQGPLEVRDGHGAGVCLRWRPPRDDGGQALQRYVVERRQAGLGTWLKVDEPPADSTTFTDAQAEQGKKYSFRVRAVTAEGPGEALESDEALVAPEGKEWTVPDLRQGRQYEFRVTAVAPSGPGEPGPPSDAVFARDPMRPPGPVRDLQVTDTLHTSITLSWAQPDPRDGDEALGYVVELGDSAGLQWRPCHAGTVPGPAYTVKGLRPREGYFVRVTAVNEGGRGPPTALDTVVQAVPVSVCPKFLMGASTKDSLTVRAGDTVRVPVHFETIIMMMVMMTKIFETHQVFAVCWALFVPLTSRVPRPACEAASMPDVTWLKDGLPLPKRSVTSIEDGLTQLLVPAASLADSGLYTVVLRSPRGEEATYSFRLRVAARPRAPGPIVLREGTLGSVVVEWAPSPDEADGRAAPLHYTLLTRPSARAPWRPAAERLHTCRFTLVGVLPGHEYHFRVVAENELGASEPSDTRQPWVVPRQPPVSTADRVTVKAPRYQEPDLSQKPRFLVGLRTHLLPLGCECCMSCAVQGWPRPRVTWFKNDQSLAGDPAVYSTDLLGVCSLVIPSVSAEDGGKYKAVAENALGQAVSSATLIVLESSSEPGHTLERPSPSPQPWDEGRSSKLHASLRTGLGRRSQGLGDAGRAQTPRERGLRGVLGKCLPGGTEAVGRTRRKGAFSLPAPS from the exons ATGGGCCGCGCGGATGGTGCGGGGGGCTCGGGGGCGACCGAGTCTAGATTCGGTGATGGCTTCGGGAACCCCAGGGGAGCAGGCCTTGAGTACGGAGCCGGTTACAGGGGTGGCTCAGGGAGGCCGGGAGCCGGGGGGTCTGGTCGTGCTGGGGGTCGAGTCGCCTCTGGGGCCCCCGCGGGGACAGAGTCTGAGGCAGGGGCTGGTGACAGGCGCGGCTCGGAGGTGCCCGGGCGGGTGTGGTCTGAAAGCAGAGATGGTCGTGGTCCTGCCGGAGGGCCCGTGGGTGACGCCGGGGCGCGTGCAGAGGCCGGGGAGGCGTCCAGAGGCCGGGGGGATGCTGGCTCTGCGGGAGGGCGTCACCCTGGGGGCGGCCTGGGGAGTCCGGGGCCGGCGGGGTCTGTGGGGCGAGGTGGCCTCAGGGCCTCTGCCACAGTGGAGGCTGGCGGGGAGGGACACACAGGGGCAGGACCAGGGGGCTCGGGGAGAACGGGGCCTTGGGGTCAGACTGGCGATTACGGGGGCCTCCGAGCCCCGGGGCCCCTGGGGGCTTCCCGAGACGGAGGCCACGAGGATGGCGCCGGGGCTTCAGGGTCTCTGAGGGCAGCGGGTAAAGTGCAAGGTGTGGGCGGAGCCTGGGGCCTCGGTGCCGGGGCCTCTGGAGACGGAGCCGGTTATGGGGGCGCTAGCTGGGGCCCCCAGGCGCGAGCTCCCCACGCGGGGGCGGCCTCCGAGAGCCGGGGCGCCGGTGAGTCTGGTGTCGCGCTGGGCTTTGCGGATGGGCCGGGAGCCGCTGGAAGCAGATCAGGGTACGGAGCGGGGTCGAGGGGTCTTGAGCCTGGGGGGATGGAGCCAAGGGGTGCGGCAGGCTTTAGAGGTGGTTCAGGAGGCCTTGGAGGAACTGGGTCAGGCGCTAAGGCTGGTTGTCGGGGCGAGTCAGGGGGTTCTGGAGGAGCTGGTCCAGGGGGTGAGGCGGGCTACAGGGAGGGTTTGAGAGATACTAAGGGGACACAGTCAGGGAGTGAGGTAGGGTGTAGGGGGGCCTCGGGAGGACCTGGGGAGATGGGGCCAGGGGCCGAGACGGGCTGCAGAGATGCTTCAGGGAGGTTTGGGGGAGCAGCCCCACCAGCTGGAGCGGGAGGTGAGGGTGGACCCAGAGGCCGGGAAGCCATGGCACACGGGTCAGCACACCGGGCAGCCTCAGAGGGGCCTTACGGTGGCACAGGTCCCAAGCATGGTCCGGAGGGGGGCAGAGAGACGGGGCTCGTGGGAGGGGCAGGTGCCGGGCTGGGCTCCGCGAGGCCTGACACCGCGGACGGCACGGCGCACGGGGacgggcccaggggcccagggctGCTGGGAACCCACGGAGGCCCTCAGACGCTTTCAGATGGGCAGGGCTCCAAGAGTGGTTTGGGGGGCTCTGGACCCCCAGGCACCCCTGAGGCGTGGGGGGCTGTTGGCTCGGAGGGAGAGTCAGGCATCAGAGGGTGGCAAGGTAGCTCTGGGCTCCCAGGGTCCCCTGGGCACAGAGGGGCTCCCGGTGGGGACGGAGGGTCTGCAGGCCACGCAGCGGGTGTGGGCGCTTCTGGGATTCCTGACGGTCGGGGGCCAGCGCAGGATGAGACCTGGGCAGGGACAGCTGCTTGGGAATCCGGACGTGACCAGGCCTTCTGGGAAGCAGGTCCAGGGTCAGCAGACAGGGGTCCAGCGGCTGGCCAGGGGGCGTTGGCACCTCAGGGCTCCGGGGCGGCACAGCTGGGTGGcgggagggtgggggcagggttggggggctCAGCAGGTACAGGCCGGGGTCTGGACAGCAGCCGGATGCCCGGGGAAAGGGCCAGATCCACGTCAGGGTCCACCGGTGGGCGCGGAGAAAGCCACGCTTGGGGCCCAGGCTGGGAAGACCAGGGGTCTGGCCGAGACAGCACAGGTGCCAGGGACCGGCCCCCAGGCTCCAGGGCTTCAAGCTCCCTGCGGGAGGAAGATGCCCCTTTCGGGGGGACCCATGAAGGGCCACGAGcctcctggggctgggagggggctccAGGCAGAGAGGAGGCTGGTGGGGGGCAAAGCCCAGGGTTCCCGGATGGCAAAGCTTCAGGTCTGGGAAGGAGCAGGGCTAGCGGCCCAGGGGACTCAGGTGTCCCGGGTAAGGGGACTTCTGCTGGGAGGGAGAATGGCTCCACCCAAAGGCCAGGGGATTCGGGACGTCGGGGAGACTGGGAGGGCCCAGGTGGTCTCTCTGGCAGAAAAGACTCTGGAGACGGGTCACAGGGGACCCAGGGGCCTGGCTCTCGGCCGGGCACAGgacagaggggaggaaggggcttCCTGAGGCAGCAGGAGTTGCTGGAGGCTAAGGATGATAGGGCCCGACGTCCAGGGGCCCTACAGGAGTACGAGGCCCGGGGAGCCAAAGAGCCTGGCAGGTCAGAAAGGAGGCTCGGTCCGTTCAGGAGCAGGACTCAGACGTGGTCCAGGGTCGAGGTTGGAGCAGCAAAGAGATGGGGAGCAGATAAGGCCGGAGGCCTGGGGGAACCGCCTGGAGGAGAGGGCGGGGGGTGCCCAGGGAAGGCCCCCAGCCGTCCCGGCGGCAGGACAGCCGGCAAAGAGGGCGGGTCAGGCGTCCGCGGCCAGAGGACGGATGCCACCCGGAGTCCCGGATCCAGACACAAGCCTGGCGCTGGCGGTTTCGCCGAGGAGGCGCGAG GCCACTTCTCCCAGGGCCTGGCTGACCTGGAGGTGCGGCGCGGGGAGGCTGCGGTGCTCTCCTGCACCCTCACCAGCGACCTGGGACCCGGAGCCTGGTTTAAGGATGGGGTCAAG CTCAGCGCCGGGGACGGAGTCGCCTTGGAGCAGGAGGGGCTGGAGCGCAGGCTCCTCGTTGCCCACGCGGAGGGGCGCCAGGCTGGGAGGTACAGCTTTGTGGCCGGCGAGCAGCGGAGCGAGGCCACGCTGACCGTCCACG AGCCCCCGGTCATCGCTCCCGACGTGACGGCGAGGCTGAGGGAGCCGCTGGTGGTCAAGGCGGGGAAGCCGGTGACCATGAAGGTCGCCTTCCAGAGCTGCCTCCCGGTCCAGGCCACCTGGAGCAAGGACGGGGCCGAGGTGGCCGGCGGCGACAGCGGAGGGGCCCGGGTGGCAGTGGGGGACGGCTTCGCGCGCCTGTGCCTCCCCAGCGCCAGCAGGGAGGACTGCGGCCAGTACGGCGTGACTCTGACCAGCAAGGGCGGCTCCGTGCAGGCCGAGCTCACCCTGCAAGTCCTAG ACAAGCCTCAGCCCCCACAGGGCCCCCTGGAGGTGCGGGACGGCCACGGGGCTGGCGTCTGCCTCCGCTGGCGGCCCCCGAGGGACGACGGGGGCCAGGCCCTGCAGCGCTACGTGGTGGAGAGGCGGCAGGCTGGCCTCGGCACTTGGCTGAAGGTGGACGAGCCCCCCGCGGACAGCACCACGTTCACAGACGCCCAGGCGGAACAGGGCAAGAAGTACAGCTTCCGCGTGCGGGCCGTGACCGCGGAGGGGCCCGGGGAGGCCCTGGAGTCCGACGAGGCGCTGGTGGCTCCCGAGG GGAAGGAGTGGACGGTGCCGGACCTGAGGCAGGGCCGTCAGTACGAGTTCCGGGTCACAGCCGTGGCCCCCTCTGGCCCCGGGGAGCCTGGGCCCCCATCGGACGCCGTCTTTGCTCGGGACCCCATGA GACCCCCCGGGCCCGTGAGGGACCTCCAGGTCACGGACACGCTGCACACCAGCATCACCCTGAGCTGGGCCCAACCGGACCCTCGGGACGGGGACGAAGCGCTGGGCTACGTGGTCGAGCTGGGCGACTCCGCCGGCCTGCAGTGGAGGCCGTGCCACGCCGGCACCGTGCCGGGCCCTGCCTACACGGTCAAGGGGCTGCGGCCTCGGGAGGGCTACTTCGTGCGGGTGACAGCCGTGAACGAGGGGGGCCGAGGCCCGCCCACCGCCCTGGACACCGTGGTGCAAGCCGTGCCCGTCAGCG TCTGTCCCAAGTTCCTCATGGGCGCCAGCACGAAGGACTCGCTGACGGTCAGAGCTGGGGACACGGTTCGTGTACCTGTCCACTTTGAG ACCATAAtcatgatgatggtaatgatgacAAAAATATTTGAGACACACCAAGTGTTTGCCGTGTGTTGGGCCCTGTTCGTACCGTTAACTTCTCGCGTCCCCAGACCAGCCTGTGAG GCCGCCTCCATGCCGGACGTGACCTGGCTAAAGGATGGCTTGCCCTTGCCTAAAAGAAGCGTGACCTCCATCGAGGATGGCCTCACCCAGCTCCTGGTCCCCGCGGCCAGCCTCGCTGACAGCGGCCTCTACACTGTGGTGCTGAGGAGTCCGCGGGGGGAGGAGGCCACCTACAGCTTCCGCCTCAGGGTGGCAG CGCGCCCACGGGCCCCGGGGCCCATCGTCCTGAGGGAGGGCACGCTGGGCTCGGTGGTCGTCGAGTGGGCGCCGTCCCCGGACGAGGCCGACGGCAGGGCCGCCCCGCTGCACTACACGCTGCTGACGCGCCCCTCCGCGCGCGCGCCCTGGCGCCCCGCGGCCGAGCGCCTGCACACCTGCCGCTTCACCCTGGTGGGCGTCCTCCCGGGCCACGAGTACCACTTCCGCGTGGTGGCCGAGAACGAGCTGGGCGCCAGCGAGCCCTCGGACACGCGCCAGCCCTGGGTCGTCCCGCGGCAGCCGCCAG TTTCCACCGCAGACAGGGTCACGGTGAAGGCTCCCAGGTACCAGGAGCCCGACCTGAGCCAGAAGCCCCGCTTCCTGGTGGGCCTGCGGACCCACCTGCTGCCCCTGGGCTGTGAGTGCTGCATGAGCTGCGCCGTGCAGGGCTGGCCGCGGCCCCGCGTCACCTGGTTCAAGAACGACCAGAGCCTGGCGGGCGACCCCGCCGTGTACAGCACCGACCTGCTAGGCGTGTGCTCCCTGGTCATCCCCAGCGTCTCGGCCGAGGACGGTGGCAAGTACAAGGCGGTGGCCGAGAACGCACTGGGCCAGGCCGTCAGCAGCGCCACCCTCATCGTCTTGG AATCTAGCTCTGAGCCCGGACACACCCTGGAGCGGCCCAGCCCGTCCCCACAGCCTTGGGATGAAGGCAGATCCTCGAAGCTTCACGCCTCGCTCCGCACTGGCCTGGGGAGGCggtcccaggggctgggggatgcTGGCAGGGCCCAGACCCCCAGGGAGAGGGGCCTGAGGGGGGTCCTGGGGAAGTGCCTCCCGGGGGGCACGGAGGCTGTGGGGAGGACAAGGAGGAAGGGGGCGTTCAGCCTCCCAGCCCCAAGCTAA